The Rhodococcus triatomae genome includes a window with the following:
- a CDS encoding mannosyltransferase — protein sequence MSRSRRPPDEGASPVPDRNTVAPRRADAARVTRAFGSLLRWALRRAPILLAVSVVLRLAWTLLSPNGMNFVDLHVYVDGSASLLDSDLYSYTYAEVTPDFPLPFTYPPFAALVFLPLHFLPFAVVAVAWQLATIAALYAVVRMTFTLLTGSAVLTPRRHGFVLLWTTVGVWSEPVRTTLDYGQVNVFLVALVMAAVSSPRWWVAGGLVGLAAGVKLTPAVTGLYFLARRQWKAAAFSALTFAGTVAVSFLLIGSEARQYFTTLFGDADRIGPVGSVWNQSLRGTISRILGYDVETGPIWIASVLVAAALAFAAWRAIGRDDALGTLVIVQLFGLLVSPISWSHHWVWLVPMAIWLLHGPYGRMLGTRVVAGFWLVSMLVGVPWVLSAFQESIWVIPRPAILAWLGAVDVIGVVAVLLWVIYAARVTRGSASRSPRPDPGPVR from the coding sequence CTGTCCCGGTCCCGAAGGCCACCCGACGAGGGAGCGTCACCCGTGCCCGACCGCAACACCGTCGCTCCTCGCAGGGCGGACGCCGCTCGCGTGACCAGGGCGTTCGGCAGTCTCTTGCGATGGGCGTTGCGTCGGGCGCCGATTCTGCTCGCGGTGTCGGTCGTCCTCCGGCTGGCGTGGACACTGTTGAGCCCGAACGGCATGAACTTCGTCGATCTGCACGTGTACGTCGACGGCTCGGCCTCCCTGCTCGACAGCGACCTGTACTCGTACACCTACGCCGAGGTGACCCCGGACTTTCCACTTCCGTTCACCTACCCGCCCTTCGCGGCGCTGGTCTTCCTGCCCCTGCACTTCCTGCCGTTCGCGGTGGTGGCGGTCGCCTGGCAACTGGCCACGATCGCGGCGCTGTACGCCGTGGTGCGGATGACCTTCACCCTGCTCACCGGCTCTGCAGTCCTGACGCCGCGACGGCACGGGTTCGTCCTGCTGTGGACGACGGTCGGGGTGTGGTCCGAACCGGTACGCACGACTCTCGACTACGGCCAGGTGAACGTCTTCCTCGTCGCGCTGGTGATGGCAGCGGTCTCGAGCCCCCGGTGGTGGGTGGCCGGCGGGCTCGTCGGTCTGGCCGCGGGCGTGAAACTGACTCCCGCCGTCACCGGGCTCTACTTCCTCGCGCGGCGACAGTGGAAGGCCGCGGCCTTCTCCGCTCTCACCTTCGCGGGAACCGTCGCGGTGAGCTTCCTGCTGATCGGTTCCGAGGCCCGGCAGTACTTCACGACCCTGTTCGGGGACGCGGACCGGATCGGCCCGGTCGGCTCCGTGTGGAACCAGTCGCTGCGCGGCACGATCAGCCGGATCCTCGGATACGACGTGGAGACGGGGCCGATCTGGATCGCCTCGGTACTGGTCGCCGCGGCCCTGGCCTTTGCGGCGTGGCGGGCGATCGGCCGAGACGACGCCCTGGGCACGCTGGTCATCGTGCAGTTGTTCGGACTGCTCGTCTCGCCGATCTCCTGGTCGCACCACTGGGTGTGGCTCGTTCCGATGGCGATCTGGCTGCTGCACGGACCGTACGGGCGGATGCTCGGCACCCGGGTGGTGGCGGGATTCTGGCTGGTCTCGATGCTGGTCGGGGTCCCCTGGGTGCTCAGCGCATTCCAGGAGTCGATCTGGGTGATCCCGCGGCCGGCGATCCTCGCGTGGCTCGGTGCGGTCGACGTGATCGGGGTCGTCGCCGTGTTGCTCTGGGTGATCTACGCGGCCCGGGTCACTCGCGGGTCAGCGAGTCGATCTCCGCGGCCAGATCCAGGTCCAGTGCGGTGA
- a CDS encoding Rv1157c family protein gives MLRTRGLRRGFTALAIAAAAALVVPSQAGAQPIPPPVPEGVPVEALASLVPAIIGAAAGPADIADNPQADLLAQARILLETAPLSDELKSTLERVITFLDGSGGGGPDIPEDGPVIAQFLYPTIGQGCIGPESDAVATALAVPGPAHLPPPGPGVGQAGFVFTALGTAPAADHPAQPLTATWINIDNGWRGDVDLTNQARINPDGPATLSGIADTGSGRVLAVISGGITTVPEGEAPISCMILPTVGMFHVA, from the coding sequence GTGCTTCGAACCCGAGGTTTGCGGAGAGGCTTCACCGCTCTCGCGATCGCCGCGGCCGCCGCGTTGGTGGTGCCGTCTCAGGCTGGTGCCCAGCCGATCCCGCCGCCCGTTCCGGAGGGCGTGCCCGTGGAGGCGCTCGCGTCCCTCGTGCCCGCCATCATCGGCGCGGCCGCCGGTCCCGCGGACATCGCCGACAACCCACAGGCCGACCTGCTGGCACAGGCCCGGATCCTGCTCGAGACCGCGCCCCTGTCCGACGAGCTCAAGTCGACGCTCGAGCGCGTGATCACCTTCCTCGACGGCAGCGGCGGCGGCGGCCCCGACATCCCGGAGGACGGCCCGGTCATCGCCCAGTTCCTCTACCCGACCATCGGTCAGGGATGCATCGGCCCCGAGTCGGATGCCGTGGCCACCGCCCTCGCGGTTCCCGGCCCCGCTCACCTGCCTCCGCCCGGACCGGGCGTCGGCCAGGCCGGTTTCGTCTTCACCGCTCTCGGCACCGCTCCCGCCGCCGATCACCCGGCCCAGCCGCTCACCGCGACCTGGATCAACATCGACAACGGCTGGCGCGGGGATGTGGACCTGACCAACCAGGCCCGGATCAACCCCGACGGCCCGGCCACCCTGTCCGGGATCGCCGACACCGGATCGGGACGCGTTCTCGCCGTCATCTCGGGCGGGATCACCACCGTCCCCGAGGGTGAAGCGCCGATCTCCTGCATGATCCTGCCGACCGTGGGCATGTTCCACGTCGCCTGA
- a CDS encoding restriction endonuclease, whose product MLVRMSALVPRYVDLLWPALQAAIALGGSASNDELDSAVIAREELSSQAQAVLHGDGPTTEIEYRLAWARTYLKGMGLLTNSRRGVWSVTAKGREVTEEQIRPLHAEFSAETRKRNAARKNAEAAARPESAGDSSHDEPDATLADNDNWKDQLLETVLAMSPDAFERLTQRLLREAGFSSASVTARTGSGDVEGLGLYQLALLSFPVYFQCRRNSGSVEARTVRDFRGAMSGRGEKGLLITTGTFTGDARAESRRDGAPPIDLIDGDRLCELLKEHALGVRTTTRVVEDVEVRPDYFRSLEPR is encoded by the coding sequence ATGCTGGTCCGCATGAGTGCCCTCGTTCCGCGGTATGTCGATCTTCTCTGGCCCGCGTTGCAGGCGGCAATCGCCCTCGGCGGTTCGGCCTCGAACGACGAGCTCGACAGCGCGGTCATCGCACGCGAGGAGCTGTCCTCGCAGGCACAGGCGGTGTTGCACGGTGACGGCCCGACCACCGAGATCGAGTATCGGCTGGCCTGGGCGCGGACCTATCTCAAGGGAATGGGCCTGCTCACCAACAGTCGCCGCGGGGTGTGGAGCGTGACGGCGAAGGGCCGTGAGGTCACCGAGGAACAGATCCGGCCACTGCACGCCGAGTTCTCGGCCGAGACCCGCAAGCGCAATGCCGCCAGGAAGAACGCGGAAGCGGCCGCCCGGCCCGAGTCCGCCGGGGACTCCTCCCACGACGAGCCCGACGCGACCCTGGCCGACAACGACAACTGGAAGGACCAGCTTCTCGAGACCGTGCTCGCGATGTCCCCCGACGCGTTCGAGCGGCTGACTCAGCGGCTGTTGCGGGAGGCCGGATTCTCGAGTGCCTCGGTGACGGCCCGGACGGGGTCCGGGGACGTGGAGGGGCTCGGTCTCTATCAACTGGCTCTGCTGAGCTTCCCGGTGTATTTCCAGTGCCGCCGGAACAGTGGCAGCGTGGAGGCCCGTACCGTGCGCGATTTCCGTGGCGCGATGTCGGGTCGGGGCGAGAAGGGCCTGCTCATCACCACCGGGACGTTCACCGGCGACGCCCGGGCCGAGTCGCGGCGCGACGGGGCCCCGCCGATCGACCTCATCGACGGTGACCGGCTGTGTGAACTGCTCAAGGAGCACGCTCTCGGGGTCCGCACCACGACCAGGGTCGTCGAGGACGTGGAGGTCCGGCCCGACTACTTCCGGTCGCTCGAGCCGCGCTGA
- a CDS encoding 4a-hydroxytetrahydrobiopterin dehydratase yields MAELLSDGQIVSALAELPGWQLTGETLVRTITSETFPEAIALVGKVAEIAESKNHHPDIDIRWRKVTYTLTTHSAGGITALDLDLAAEIDSLTRE; encoded by the coding sequence ATGGCCGAATTGCTGTCCGACGGACAGATCGTGTCCGCACTCGCCGAACTGCCGGGCTGGCAGCTCACCGGCGAGACCCTGGTCCGCACGATCACGTCGGAGACGTTCCCGGAAGCGATCGCACTCGTCGGCAAGGTCGCCGAGATCGCCGAGTCGAAGAACCACCATCCGGACATCGACATCCGATGGCGGAAGGTGACCTACACCCTCACGACCCATTCGGCGGGCGGCATCACCGCACTGGACCTGGATCTGGCCGCGGAGATCGACTCGCTGACCCGCGAGTGA
- a CDS encoding OmpA family protein, producing the protein MMGRTRKAVVTAAAVSAIALVGASACADDDSDDAATTTTTQEHTDHTTEAEATTEETGVGDTAVAAVQDAVNSAVEAAPVTFDADTAELSTVSGATIRAVAAALGTNDDTIEVKTYASGDDADAAAQLAEQRATAVVDALVDDGVERDRITVTATANPEDQDVDVDRVEFVVGEE; encoded by the coding sequence ATGATGGGTAGAACCCGCAAGGCAGTGGTGACCGCGGCTGCGGTGTCGGCGATTGCGCTGGTCGGCGCGTCCGCGTGCGCCGACGACGATTCGGACGACGCCGCCACGACCACGACGACGCAGGAGCACACGGACCACACCACCGAGGCCGAGGCGACGACCGAGGAGACGGGTGTCGGGGACACAGCTGTGGCTGCTGTCCAGGACGCGGTGAACTCCGCGGTCGAAGCCGCACCGGTGACGTTCGATGCGGACACTGCGGAACTGTCCACGGTCAGCGGAGCCACGATTCGTGCCGTCGCTGCCGCACTGGGAACCAACGACGACACGATCGAGGTCAAGACGTATGCGAGCGGGGACGACGCGGATGCCGCCGCGCAACTCGCCGAACAACGGGCCACGGCGGTCGTCGACGCCCTCGTCGACGACGGGGTCGAGCGGGACCGGATCACGGTGACCGCAACGGCCAACCCCGAGGATCAGGACGTCGATGTCGACCGGGTGGAGTTCGTGGTCGGCGAGGAATGA
- a CDS encoding DUF1906 domain-containing protein encodes MQISRRELFKYAAAGSAVAGVAAFTTGTGVAPAQSLGTLIDYSADVPSASAIKDAGYAGVIRYVSDRRPGAEWMLGKPFRASEAEALLAAGLAVVSCYQYGKGPTADWRGGYDAGVKHARRGLELHRAAGGPEGRPIYASIDDNPTEIEFATMIAPFLLGWHSVLGRENVGVYANSKTIDLALVAGLGSWYWQHNWGTPQGYVHPAAHLHQFEIDKRTVDGVGIDRNSILKADYGRW; translated from the coding sequence GTGCAGATCTCACGGCGAGAGTTGTTCAAGTACGCCGCGGCGGGGTCGGCAGTGGCCGGTGTCGCGGCCTTCACCACCGGTACGGGGGTCGCGCCCGCGCAGAGCCTCGGAACCCTCATCGACTACTCGGCCGACGTCCCGAGTGCCTCGGCGATCAAGGACGCCGGATACGCGGGCGTGATCCGCTACGTCTCCGATCGTCGGCCGGGAGCCGAATGGATGCTGGGCAAGCCGTTCCGGGCGAGCGAGGCCGAGGCCCTGCTCGCGGCCGGGCTGGCGGTGGTGTCCTGCTACCAGTACGGCAAGGGCCCGACCGCGGACTGGCGCGGCGGGTACGACGCGGGAGTGAAGCATGCGCGTCGTGGTCTGGAACTGCATCGCGCCGCGGGTGGACCGGAGGGTCGACCGATCTATGCCTCCATCGACGACAATCCGACCGAGATCGAATTCGCCACGATGATCGCGCCGTTCCTCCTCGGGTGGCACTCGGTGCTCGGCCGCGAGAACGTCGGTGTCTACGCGAACTCCAAGACGATCGATCTGGCACTCGTCGCCGGCCTCGGATCCTGGTACTGGCAGCACAACTGGGGTACGCCGCAGGGCTACGTGCACCCCGCGGCGCACCTGCACCAGTTCGAGATCGACAAACGCACCGTCGACGGCGTCGGTATCGACCGGAACTCGATCCTGAAGGCCGACTACGGCAGGTGGTGA
- the typA gene encoding translational GTPase TypA, giving the protein MSTTSFRNVAIVAHVDHGKTTLVDAMLRQSGAFAERAELVDRVMDSGDLEREKGITILAKNTAVHRHNADGTVTVINVIDTPGHADFGGEVERGLSMVDGVVLLVDASEGPLPQTRFVLRKALAASLPVIIVVNKTDRPDARIEEVVTESQDLLLDLASDLDDAAAEAAEALLDLPVLYASGREGKASVEQPENGQAPAAENLDALFDVLMNNVPAPKGSVDAPLQAHVTNLDASDFLGRLALVRIHNGELRKGQTVAWMHGEGVKTVKITELLATEGVTRKPAESAVAGDIVAVAGFPEIMIGDTLADVENPVALPRISVDEPAISITIGTNSSPLAGRVKGHKLTARMVKNRLDSELIGNVSLRVVDIGRPDAWEVQGRGELALAILVEQMRREGFELTVGKPQVVTRQVDGKVHEPYEELTIDSPEEHLGAITQLLAARKGKMVQMNNHAAGWVRIEFIVPSRGLIGFRTDFLTETRGTGIANAVFHGYAPWAGEIRARHTGSLVSDRQGTVTPFAMIQLSDRGTFFVEPGSETYEGHVVGINPRAEDLDINVTREKKLTNMRSATADVMETLARPMVLGLEAAMEFCAGDECVEVTPEITRVRKVHLNGTERARERSRAKQRDKAAL; this is encoded by the coding sequence GTGTCCACCACCAGCTTCCGTAACGTCGCCATCGTCGCGCACGTCGACCACGGAAAGACCACCCTCGTCGACGCCATGCTGCGCCAATCGGGGGCCTTCGCGGAGCGCGCCGAGCTGGTCGACCGGGTGATGGACTCCGGCGATCTCGAACGCGAGAAGGGCATCACCATTCTCGCCAAGAACACCGCCGTGCACCGGCACAACGCCGACGGCACGGTCACCGTCATCAACGTCATCGACACACCGGGTCACGCCGACTTCGGCGGCGAGGTCGAGCGCGGCCTGTCCATGGTCGACGGCGTCGTGCTGCTCGTCGACGCGTCGGAGGGACCGCTCCCGCAGACCCGCTTCGTGCTGCGCAAGGCCCTCGCCGCGTCGCTGCCGGTCATCATCGTCGTGAACAAGACGGACCGGCCCGACGCCCGGATCGAGGAGGTTGTCACCGAGTCGCAGGACCTGCTTCTCGACCTCGCCTCGGATCTGGACGACGCGGCCGCGGAGGCCGCCGAGGCGCTGCTCGACCTCCCCGTGCTGTACGCCTCGGGCCGTGAGGGCAAGGCATCCGTCGAGCAGCCCGAGAACGGCCAGGCTCCCGCCGCCGAGAACCTCGACGCGCTGTTCGACGTCCTGATGAACAACGTCCCCGCGCCCAAGGGCTCCGTGGACGCGCCGCTCCAGGCGCACGTCACCAACCTCGACGCCTCCGACTTCCTCGGCCGCCTCGCGCTGGTGCGCATCCACAACGGTGAGCTGCGCAAGGGTCAGACCGTGGCGTGGATGCACGGCGAGGGCGTCAAGACCGTGAAGATCACCGAACTGCTCGCCACCGAGGGCGTCACCCGTAAGCCTGCCGAGTCCGCCGTGGCCGGCGACATCGTCGCCGTCGCCGGTTTCCCGGAAATCATGATCGGCGACACGCTCGCGGACGTGGAGAACCCGGTGGCTCTGCCGCGGATCAGTGTCGACGAGCCGGCCATCTCCATCACGATCGGTACCAACAGCTCGCCGCTGGCCGGGCGCGTGAAGGGACACAAGCTCACCGCGCGCATGGTCAAGAACCGGCTGGATTCCGAGCTGATCGGCAACGTGTCGCTGCGCGTGGTCGACATCGGCCGCCCGGACGCGTGGGAGGTGCAGGGCCGTGGCGAGCTGGCGCTGGCCATCCTCGTCGAGCAGATGCGTCGCGAGGGATTCGAACTCACCGTCGGCAAGCCGCAGGTGGTCACCCGTCAGGTCGACGGCAAGGTGCACGAACCGTACGAGGAGCTGACGATCGACAGCCCCGAGGAGCACCTCGGCGCGATCACCCAGCTGCTCGCCGCCCGCAAGGGCAAGATGGTGCAGATGAACAACCATGCCGCCGGTTGGGTGCGCATCGAGTTCATCGTCCCGTCGCGTGGCCTGATCGGCTTCCGCACCGACTTCCTCACCGAGACGCGCGGCACCGGCATCGCCAACGCCGTCTTCCACGGCTACGCCCCTTGGGCGGGCGAGATCCGTGCCCGCCACACCGGATCGCTCGTGTCGGACCGTCAGGGCACGGTCACGCCGTTCGCGATGATCCAGCTCTCCGACCGCGGCACGTTCTTCGTCGAGCCGGGTTCGGAGACCTACGAGGGTCATGTCGTCGGGATCAACCCGCGTGCGGAGGATCTCGACATCAACGTCACTCGCGAGAAGAAGCTCACCAACATGCGGTCCGCGACGGCCGACGTGATGGAGACCTTGGCGCGCCCGATGGTGCTCGGCCTCGAAGCGGCCATGGAGTTCTGCGCCGGTGACGAGTGTGTCGAGGTGACGCCCGAGATCACTCGGGTGCGCAAGGTGCACCTCAACGGCACCGAGCGGGCTCGGGAGCGTTCGCGCGCCAAGCAGCGCGACAAGGCCGCTCTCTGA
- a CDS encoding ABC transporter family substrate-binding protein: protein MVTAVSLAACTANPPPPVESTDTPRTTSAPSTRLPVVVAIDDIGTGFNPHLLADQSPANAAVSSLVFPSPFRTVPSPDRPGFADHVLDPSLLVTAEVSSQEPFTVTYRLRTDAQWSDGAPIAAEDFRYLWQQMITVPGVVDPAGYRLIRDVNSSGGGKTVNVVFDAPYPAWRELFTDLLPAHLVKDSPGGFAGALAENIPVSGSRFHIKSIDRGRDEILLERNDRFWDTPAAPDQILLRRAGSSAQLADSIRTGDAQLAQTHGGTSTAAQLAAIPAVRTGSVFQPRTLEVTLNGRVPELDDIRVRRAVLGVLDVELLATVGSGSESTAVPARSLVFSPSDPGYAPSAPDPIGPEQVQALLAEAGYERQPEAAVPPGEVPEGGLLERNGLPLTLVIGVPSGDATAAAVAATAADQLRGAGVDASVESIEAEELFGEAITSGRVGAVVAWARAGGDAATVAASRFGCLPAPQESDDEDAADTTRAPEPTEDGDGSDPETDTETDAEKIDAELASPSNLSGLCDPALQPAIDSSLRGVGDVPTILSDVDRRLWDLEVVLPVVQDSTLVAAGPGVQGASLGGVLPAGIFDDAAQWTRAVQ from the coding sequence ATGGTCACCGCGGTGTCCCTCGCGGCGTGCACGGCGAATCCGCCGCCGCCGGTGGAGAGCACCGACACTCCGCGCACCACGTCCGCCCCGTCGACTCGTCTTCCGGTGGTCGTCGCGATCGACGACATCGGTACCGGGTTCAATCCCCACCTGCTGGCGGACCAGTCACCGGCGAATGCGGCCGTGAGCTCGCTGGTGTTCCCCAGCCCGTTCCGTACGGTCCCCTCGCCGGACCGGCCCGGCTTCGCCGACCACGTGCTCGACCCGTCGCTGCTGGTCACGGCCGAGGTCAGCTCCCAGGAGCCGTTCACCGTCACCTACCGGCTGCGCACCGACGCCCAGTGGTCGGACGGGGCGCCCATCGCCGCCGAGGACTTCCGGTACCTGTGGCAACAGATGATCACGGTCCCGGGTGTGGTCGATCCCGCCGGATACCGCCTGATCCGGGACGTCAACTCCTCCGGCGGGGGCAAGACGGTGAATGTCGTCTTCGACGCCCCCTACCCGGCGTGGCGTGAGCTGTTCACGGACCTCCTCCCGGCGCACCTGGTGAAGGACTCGCCGGGAGGATTCGCCGGCGCCCTCGCCGAGAACATCCCCGTGTCGGGGTCCCGATTCCACATCAAGTCGATCGACCGCGGCCGCGACGAGATCCTGCTCGAGCGCAACGACAGGTTCTGGGACACCCCGGCCGCGCCCGATCAGATCCTGCTGCGTCGCGCGGGCTCGTCGGCACAACTGGCGGACTCGATCCGTACGGGCGACGCGCAGCTCGCGCAGACGCACGGCGGCACTTCGACGGCCGCTCAGCTCGCGGCGATTCCCGCCGTCCGCACCGGCTCGGTGTTCCAGCCGCGCACTCTCGAAGTCACCCTCAACGGCCGCGTGCCGGAGCTGGACGACATCCGGGTCCGCCGCGCGGTGCTCGGGGTGCTCGACGTCGAGTTGCTGGCCACCGTGGGCTCGGGGAGCGAGTCGACGGCGGTTCCCGCCCGGTCGCTGGTGTTCTCCCCGTCGGATCCGGGATACGCGCCGAGCGCGCCGGACCCGATCGGTCCCGAACAGGTGCAGGCGTTGCTCGCCGAGGCCGGATACGAGCGGCAGCCCGAGGCTGCGGTGCCCCCGGGAGAGGTGCCCGAAGGTGGCCTCCTCGAGCGCAACGGATTGCCGTTGACCCTGGTGATCGGTGTTCCGTCCGGAGACGCGACCGCCGCCGCGGTGGCGGCGACGGCTGCGGACCAGCTTCGCGGGGCGGGCGTGGACGCGAGCGTCGAATCGATCGAGGCGGAGGAGCTGTTCGGCGAGGCGATCACGTCCGGCCGGGTCGGTGCGGTCGTCGCCTGGGCGAGAGCGGGCGGCGACGCCGCCACCGTCGCGGCCTCCCGTTTCGGCTGTCTGCCCGCGCCGCAGGAGTCGGACGACGAGGATGCTGCCGACACGACCCGCGCGCCCGAGCCCACGGAGGACGGCGACGGCTCCGACCCGGAGACGGACACCGAGACGGATGCGGAGAAGATCGACGCCGAACTCGCCTCCCCGTCGAACCTCTCCGGGCTGTGCGATCCGGCGCTCCAGCCCGCGATCGACTCCTCCCTCCGCGGAGTGGGAGACGTTCCGACGATCCTGTCCGACGTGGATCGTCGACTGTGGGACCTCGAGGTCGTCCTCCCGGTGGTGCAGGATTCCACGCTGGTCGCCGCAGGGCCCGGCGTGCAGGGTGCCTCGCTCGGCGGTGTACTCCCCGCCGGCATCTTCGACGACGCCGCGCAGTGGACGAGAGCCGTCCAGTGA
- a CDS encoding nuclear transport factor 2 family protein produces MTWSREELAEAFAGYQRTVEKCVEAGDWSTYADMFTEDARYVEHAYGTFTGRDEIRAWVTRTMSSFPGRVMTSFPANWSVFDTERGWAICEIDNPMADPGDGSSHAAANVTILEYAGDGLWSREEDVYNPLEFLRMASGWCRAAEAAGTLPDDARAWLEKVRR; encoded by the coding sequence ATGACCTGGAGTCGAGAAGAGTTGGCCGAGGCGTTCGCCGGATACCAGCGCACCGTGGAGAAGTGCGTCGAGGCCGGGGACTGGAGCACCTACGCGGACATGTTCACCGAGGACGCGCGGTACGTCGAGCATGCCTACGGCACCTTCACCGGGCGTGACGAGATCCGCGCCTGGGTCACGCGCACCATGTCCTCGTTCCCCGGCCGCGTCATGACCTCGTTCCCGGCCAACTGGTCGGTGTTCGACACCGAACGGGGATGGGCGATCTGCGAGATCGACAATCCGATGGCCGATCCGGGCGACGGGTCCTCGCACGCGGCCGCGAACGTGACGATCCTGGAGTACGCGGGCGACGGCCTGTGGTCACGCGAGGAGGACGTCTACAACCCGCTCGAGTTCCTGCGCATGGCGAGCGGATGGTGCAGGGCCGCGGAAGCGGCGGGAACACTGCCCGACGACGCCCGGGCCTGGCTGGAGAAGGTGCGGCGCTGA
- the mshB gene encoding N-acetyl-1-D-myo-inositol-2-amino-2-deoxy-alpha-D-glucopyranoside deacetylase, which translates to MTAGQAAPSVPRLLFVHAHPDDESITTGGTIARYAASGADVTVLTCTLGEEGEVIGDRWARLVADEADQLGGYRIGELAAALVALGVPTGPRFLGGGGRYRDSGMAGTASAAHPRAFVNADPDAAVGELVAVIRQLRPHVVVTYDADGGYGHPDHIQAHRLTREAVSASASARFPEAGMPWRVPKLYWTVAAASAVEDGVCRIGEIPGGWRLPEPGELPAVDDSVVTTAVDVSAVLDAKRAALAAHATQVSVSPGGGEFALSNNIAQPILAAEHFVLADAPSTTRETDLLAGIDPTALA; encoded by the coding sequence GTGACGGCAGGTCAGGCAGCCCCGTCCGTCCCGCGTCTGCTGTTCGTCCACGCCCATCCCGACGACGAGTCGATCACGACGGGCGGGACCATCGCGCGGTACGCCGCGTCCGGTGCCGATGTCACCGTGCTGACCTGCACTCTGGGCGAGGAAGGCGAGGTGATCGGCGATCGCTGGGCGCGGCTGGTCGCCGACGAGGCCGATCAGCTCGGCGGATACCGGATCGGTGAACTGGCGGCTGCCCTCGTCGCACTGGGCGTCCCGACCGGTCCCCGCTTCCTCGGGGGCGGCGGACGCTACCGGGATTCCGGGATGGCGGGGACCGCTTCCGCCGCACACCCCCGGGCCTTCGTCAACGCGGACCCGGACGCGGCGGTCGGGGAACTGGTCGCCGTGATCAGGCAGCTGCGTCCGCACGTGGTGGTCACCTACGACGCCGACGGCGGCTACGGGCACCCGGACCACATTCAGGCGCATCGGCTCACGCGGGAAGCGGTCTCCGCGTCGGCGAGCGCGCGGTTTCCCGAGGCCGGCATGCCGTGGCGGGTGCCGAAACTGTATTGGACCGTCGCCGCCGCGAGCGCGGTCGAGGACGGTGTGTGCCGGATCGGGGAGATCCCGGGCGGCTGGCGCCTGCCGGAACCCGGGGAACTGCCGGCGGTGGACGACTCCGTGGTGACCACGGCCGTCGACGTCTCCGCCGTCCTCGACGCGAAGCGCGCGGCCCTCGCCGCGCACGCCACCCAGGTCTCGGTGTCCCCCGGTGGGGGCGAATTCGCGCTGTCGAACAACATCGCCCAGCCGATCCTGGCGGCCGAGCACTTCGTGCTCGCCGACGCGCCGTCGACGACACGAGAGACCGATCTGCTCGCCGGGATCGATCCCACGGCGCTCGCCTGA
- a CDS encoding (deoxy)nucleoside triphosphate pyrophosphohydrolase, protein MTARDEAEARDEAKAEREVVAAALIVDGRLLLARRGHPPELAGQWELPGGKVEPGEQPRAALRRELREELGVEADAGERIGVDVELPSGLVLRAYRATLVSGTPEPLEHTGLCWVDAAGLRRMQLVAADRVWVPALCDALTAG, encoded by the coding sequence ATGACGGCGCGTGACGAGGCGGAGGCGCGTGACGAGGCGAAGGCCGAGCGGGAGGTTGTCGCCGCCGCGTTGATCGTCGACGGCAGGCTGCTGCTCGCCCGTCGCGGACATCCGCCCGAACTCGCCGGGCAATGGGAGTTGCCGGGCGGAAAGGTCGAGCCCGGGGAGCAGCCGCGCGCGGCACTGCGCCGCGAACTGCGGGAGGAACTCGGAGTCGAGGCCGATGCGGGGGAGCGGATCGGTGTCGATGTGGAGCTCCCGTCGGGACTGGTGCTGCGTGCGTACCGGGCCACGCTCGTGTCCGGCACACCGGAGCCGCTCGAACACACCGGCCTGTGCTGGGTGGACGCGGCGGGGCTACGGCGGATGCAACTGGTGGCCGCGGACCGGGTCTGGGTGCCGGCTCTGTGCGACGCGCTGACCGCCGGGTGA